A part of Dermacentor variabilis isolate Ectoservices chromosome 10, ASM5094787v1, whole genome shotgun sequence genomic DNA contains:
- the LOC142559353 gene encoding uncharacterized protein LOC142559353: MQRRRAAVAARQSSCDEFGAVKRLLLCGVAFHRMLSGSTPSAKGSSSAELTAVDNGTTAALCPLVKEMKYCMYSAIHDSGCPENAFLSTEISLLKKRLLEEFDSVCDYVPLWAYKSSDRPPNELGCELKEFTEEWEMCDAAEGRKVTDPYWKGPVLHGKGTVSDRQRRRLCSDLLSHQQCMQESATRHHCPDLATSLVDMGGAELLGRIGFLACSSSSPDNQRAALLLLAAGVSHLLARRPAAVC; this comes from the exons ATGCAGAGGAGACGTGCGGCTGTCGCCGCGCGCCAGAGCTCGTGCGACGAGTTCGGCGCCGTGAAAAGGCTGCTGCTGTGTGGCGTCGCCTTCCACCGCATGCTGTCCGGGTCCACTCCCTCTGCGAAAGGCTCCTCGTCCGCAGAATTGACCGCAGTGGACAACGGGACAACGGCTGCGTTGTGCCC TTTGGTAAAGGAGATGAAGTATTGCATGTACTCAGCTATCCACGACTCTGGTTGTCCGGAGAACGCATTCCTCAGCACGGAGATATCGCTGCTAAAGAAGCGTCTTCTGGAGGAATTTGATAGCGTGTGTGACTATGTGCCACTCTGGGCCTATAAAAGCAGCGATCGTCCGCCAAATGAACTAG GATGCGAGCTGAAGGAGTTCACCGAGGAGTGGGAGATGTGCGATGCGGCCGAGGGAAGGAAGGTCACCGACCCCTACTGGAAAGGCCCTGTACTGCATGGCAAGGGCACCGTGAGCGACCGTCAACGCAGAAGGCTATGCAG CGACCTGCTCAGCCATCAGCAGTGCATGCAGGAATCGGCGACCAGGCACCACTGCCCGGACCTGGCAACCAGTCTTGTGGACATGGGCGGGGCAGAACTGCTCGGAAGGATTGGCTTTTTGGCGTGTTCCTCTTCCTCGCCCGACAATCAACGGGCAGCCCTGTTGCTGCTTGCAGCAGGAGTGTCCCACTTGCTGGCACGCCGACCCGCTGCTGTGTGCTAG